Proteins encoded by one window of Xiphias gladius isolate SHS-SW01 ecotype Sanya breed wild chromosome 15, ASM1685928v1, whole genome shotgun sequence:
- the LOC120800249 gene encoding wiskott-Aldrich syndrome protein family member 3-like: MPLVKRIIEPRYLCRGTLPDGVASELECVTNSTLAAVIKQLGGLSRHAEDIFGELFTEANSFYLRMNSLQERVDLLAVKVTQLDSTVEEVSLQDINMRKAFRSSTIQDQQVVSRSSILNPVLEMYQRCDKPPPLNILTPYRDDKKDGLKFYTDPSYFFNLWREKMLQATENKRKEKRRQKEQKHVEESSGREVKKVRKARNRRQEWNLMAYDKELRPDARVTPSPYHTSDGSMSPDRSGMSDDTSFPASPHHHDAQGHDGKDHVSVATSGSGQTQSLDRVLRPTSASSAVAVATARQHSLGRNQPHHHHHHPLPLAGSANQNGARTNAAKEANDHQIPPAPPPPPPLMPSAGQMGFPKSSTHTAPMATPLHPAAAPGGSATLSRPYSPSPPPPPPANYVPSPSRPGGQAPPSATAAPPLPPVMDGRKPPGGPNVPTNDARSDLLAAIRRGIQLRKVQEQREQEEAKKREPTGNDVATILSRRIAVEYSESEEESEPEDQEWSD; encoded by the exons ATGCCGTTGGTGAAGCGGATTATTGAACCCAGATACTTGTGCCGTGGTACTCTGCCTGACGGGGTTGCCAGTGAGCTGGAATGTGTGACCAACAGCACCCTGGCTGCTGTCATCAAACAGCTCGGAGGACTCA GTCGTCATGCCGAGGACATCTTTGGTGAGCTGTTCACAGAGGCCAACAGTTTCTACCTGAGGATGAACAGCCTGCAGGAGAGAGTGGACCTGCTTGCAGTGAAGGTTACACAGCTGGACTCCACCGTGGAGGAAG TATCTCTGCAGGACATCAACATGAGGAAGGCTTTCAGGAGCAGCACTATCCAGGACCAGCAGGTGGTATCAAGGAGCTCCATCCTCAACCCGGTGCTGGAGATGTACCAACGCTGCgacaaacccccccccctcaacaTCCTGACACCTTACAG ggaTGATAAAAAGGATGGGCTGAAGTTCTACACTGACCCATCCTACTTCTTCAATCTGTGGAGGGAAAAGATGCTGCAGGCCACCGAGAACAAACGCAAAGAGAAGAGACGGCAGAag GAGCAGAAGCATGTGGAGGAGTCTTCAGGACGGGAGGTGAAGAAG GTTCGGAAAGCTCGTAACAGGCggcaggagtggaacctgatggCCTATGACAAGGAGCTCCGCCCAGATGCTCGAGTGACACCATCACCTTACCACACCTCAGACGGCTCAATGTCACCTGACAg GTCGGGTATGTCAGATGACACCTCCTTCCCTGCCAGCCCCCACCACCATGATGCCCAGGGGCATGATGGGAAGGATCACGTCAGTGTGGCAACTAGTGGAAGTGGTCAGACTCAGTCATTGGACCGCGTTCTCCGACCCACCTCTGCGTCCTCTGCAGTTGCGGTGGCAACTGCCCGCCAGCACTCTCTGGGCCGCAACCAGCcgcatcatcaccaccaccaccctctaCCTCTCGCTggctcagccaatcagaacGGAGCACGGACCAACGCTGCCAAGGAGgccaa TGACCATCAGATCCCTCCGGCCCCTCCGCCACCCCCACCTCTCATGCCGTCAGCGGGACAGATGGGATTCCCCAAAAGCTCCACCCATACTGCTCCCATGGCAACACCGCTGCaccctgcagctgctcctg GTGGTTCTGCCACCCTCTCTCGTCCCTATAGCCCCTCTCCTCCCCCGCCTCCCCCAGCCAACTATGTCCCCTCCCCCTCCCGGCCCGGAGGCCAAGCCCCACCCTCGGCCACTGCTGCACCCCCATTGCCCCCAGTGATGGATGGCAGGAAGCCTCCTGGCGGACCAAACGTGCCGACGAACGACGCCCGCAGTGACCTACTGGCTGCCATACGCAGAG GGATCCAGCTGAGGAAGGTTCAGGAGCAGCGTGAACAGGAGGAGGCCAAGAAGCGAGAGCCCACAGGAAATGACGTCGCCACCATCCTGTCACGGCGCATTGCCGTTGAGTACAGCGAATCAGAGGAGGAGTCCGAACCTGAGGACCAGGAGTGGTCCGactga
- the zgc:110222 gene encoding protein EOLA1 produces MSVQVWCLSFRQPYAGLVLDGVKTVESRWRPLLAPLENQTLAVHIAQRDWEGDEWRAVLSGLLGMNQAQIQGVLESGERFGRGVVAGLVDVGGTWFCPASLQVEELQHLERSAVLIGLQEKHLTHLSNPRWLKEPLSARGGRDLWTVEIPSELLP; encoded by the exons ATGTCGGTGCAGGTGTGGTGCCTGTCGTTCCGGCAGCCATACGCTGGCCTGGTTCTGGATGGAGTGAAGACGGTGGAGAGCCGCTGGAGGCCCCTGCTGGCCCCGCTGGAGAACCAGACTCTGGCGGTCCACATCGCCCAGCGGGACTGGGAGGGGGACGAGTGGCGGGCCGTGCTGAGCGGCCTGCTGGGGATGAACCAGGCTCAGATCCAAGGGGTCCTGGAGTCTGGGGAGAGATTTGGCCGTGGCGTGGTAGCAG GATTGGTGGATGTGGGAGGGACCTGGTTCTGCCCCGCCTCCCTACAGGTGGAGGAGCTACAGCACCTGGAGCGGTCAGCCGTCCTGATTGGTCTGCAGGAGAAACACCTGACGCACCTGTCCAACCCTCGCTGGCTGAAGGAGCCGCTGAGCGCCCGAGGAGGTCGCGACCTCTGGACAGTGGAGATCCCTTCTGAGTTGTTACCGTGA
- the opn6a gene encoding opsin 6, group member a, with amino-acid sequence MSFGSSSAAGGPPWRNNSFVLGGSRDPPLSDQGETIIGVYLLLLGWLSWFGNSIVLFVLYRQRATLQPTDYLTFNLAVSDASISVFGYSRGIIEIFNVFQASGYFISSIWTCQVDGFFTLGFGLGSINTLTVISITRYIKGCHPSRAHHINRTSVSLCLLLIWITAGFWSGAPLLGWGSYTDRGYGTCEIDWAKANYSSVYRSYIISIFIFCFFVPVLIMLFCYVSIINMVKRGNALSAEGDLSDRQRKIERDVTIVSIVICTAFILAWSPYAVVSMWSAWGFHVPNLTSIFTRLFAKSASFYNPLIYFGLSSKFRKDVSVLLPCARDAKDTVKLKRFKPKADGHGRPAAGGGARLKVPLNQIEKKYSPGNQPKPAPSPDSGMGSPPCTPPPVNKEVFYIDMSRPSETGSEFECERL; translated from the exons ATGTCGTTCGGCAGCAGCTCGGCAGCAGGTGGCCCCCCCTGGAGGAACAACAGCTTCGTCCTGGGGGGGAGCCGAGACCCTCCTCTGTCCGACCAGGGAGAGACCATCATCGGAgtctacctgctgctgctgg GCTGGTTGTCCTGGTTTGGAAACAGCATTGTGCTCTTCGTCCTGTACAGACAGAGAGCCACGCTGCAGCCCACCGACTACCTGACCTTTAACCTGGCCGTCTCCGACGCTAGCATCTCAGTGTTTGGATACTCCAGAGGCATCATCGAAATCTTCAACGTGTTCCAGGCCAGCGGCTACTTCATCTCCTCCATCTGGACCTGCCAG GTGGATGGTTTCTTCACACTGGGGTTCGGTCTGGGCAGCATCAACACACTGACAGTGATCAGCATCACCCGCTACATCAAAGGATGTCACCCCAGCAGAG cCCATCACATCAACAGGACCAGCGTGTCCCTGTGTCTGCTGCTGATCTGGATCACGGCAGGATTCTGGTCTGGAGCGCCGCTGCTCGGCTGGGGGAGCTACACAG ATCGTGGGTACGGGACCTGTGAGATCGACTGGGCTAAAGCAAACTACTCCAGCGTCTACAGGTCCTACATCATCTCCATCTTCATCTTCTGCTTCTTCGTCCCTGTGCTCATCATGCTCTTCTGCTACGTGTCCATCATCAACATGGTGAAGAGAGGCAACGCTCTCTCAGCAGAGGGAGACCTGAGCGACCGCCAGAGGAAGATCGAGAGAGACGTCACCATA GTTTCAATAGTGATTTGTACAGCCTTCATCCTGGCCTGGTCTCCGTACGCTGTGGTGTCCATGTGGTCCGCCTGGGGCTTCCATGTGCCGAACCTCACCAGCATCTTCACTCGACTCTTTGCCAAGTCCGCCAGTTTCTATAACCCCCTCATCTACTTTGGACTCAGCTCCAAGTTCCGTAAAGATGTCTCGGTCCTGCTGCCCTGTGCCCGTGACGCCAAAGACACAGTAAAGCTGAAGCGCTTCAAGCCGAAGGCCGACGGCCATGGCCGCCCAGCCGCAGGAGGAGGAGCCAGACTCAAAGTTCCTCTGAACCAGATCGAGAAGAAGTACTCACCCGGGAACCAGCCCAAGCCGGCCCCCAGCCCGGACTCTGGGATGGGAAGTCCACCCTGCACGCCACCGCCTGTCAACAAGGAGGTGTTCTACATCGACATGTCCCGGCCCTCTGAGACGGGCTCTGAGTTTGAATGTGAGAGACTCTGA